The sequence below is a genomic window from Sander lucioperca isolate FBNREF2018 chromosome 6, SLUC_FBN_1.2, whole genome shotgun sequence.
gctagctagactatctgtccaatttgagttttctgttgcatgaacgactaaaacaacttttgaatgtacacattccaccaaaacaagttccttccagaggctattttgcagaggctccCTGCCGCAAAGACAATTGTGatcgttttcctcccatcccagaatgctagcCAAATTGACTGGAAGAAAGATGCTGTGGATGTGTTATTTTATGACAAGGGCCAGCATTCCAATACTGGCAGAGAATGTCAGATTCAGCAGTTCATAGGTCTGTTCTTTCATTTTGAAATTGAACTGAAACACAGCAATGCCTGCCTTCTTCCCTGGATCACAGTGGAAGAAGGCAGTGATGTTATTTTACCCTGTTCCCTCTGGACCAAGAAGGACCTTTGGTCAACACGGTTTGTCTGGCGTAAAACTGATGATGATCAGATGGTGTTCCTGTATGATAATGGTGATCTTTACAGTGACGAGCTTCCAAGTTGGAAGTTCAAAGGTCGAGTCTCACATTTTCCAGATAAACTGGAACAAGGCAACgcctccataatcatcagaaatacaaCGAGGGCTGACAGTGGAGACTACAGATGTATGTTTCCATTAATTCAGAAACCTCAAAAATTCTAAATTTCAAAAAGCTTCATGTTGGTGAGTACTTTGATTTAACAAAGATGTCCTCTCATTTAAGGACTGGAGCCTGGTCTCCACCTTGTTATCTAGCTGCTGCATCTgaacaaacatgatgaaaactTTGAACTCATCGATGGTGTCAGTTTCACATTTCTTAATGAAATATCAGCGGTCTGTAGTAGATTAAATCTGAGTGTGCACACTGCCTGATGTTGCTTAGAGATGCATCTgcattttgattttgtttttgaaagtaACAAGCCAAAAAGTTAACTCTACTTTTATGCatagtttttaatgtttgtttgaacTCTGGCCTCTAGTTTTACAGCCATATGTGTGAAGCCGAGAGTGAAAAGATGGGACTGCTTCAATTCATACGACAGGATGTTATAATGTACTCATGTATCATATATGTAATGAAAGGTATGTAAATTATATAATGCAGTACAATAGATAAGTACAATATTTtggttatgtttaaaaaaatatgcagaTATAATTATGTAGGAGAAATTAGACTACAAACTAAACTGATTGTAAAACGGCCTTTGTGGAATAATtctgtttaaaatatttttctgtCTTAATAATTACTAACTGATGactctgcatgtaaacatattgattaatacatgttttttatCTTCCAGAGCCAAAAGTCATCAAAGTGGAAGAAGGCAGTGATGCTATTTTACCCTGTTCCCTCAGCACCAAGGAGACCATTGAGTTGACACAGTTTGTCTGGAAGAAAGTTTCCCAGAAAACTGATGATGGTCAGAAGGTGTTCCTGTATGATAATGGTGATCTTTACAGTGACGAGCGTCCAGGTCAGAGTGAGCAGTTCAAAGGTCGAGTCTCACATTTTCCAGATGAACTGAAACAAGGCAACGCCTCCATAACCATCAGAAATACGACGAGGGCTGACAGTGGACACTACAGATGTAAATTTCCATTCATTCAGAAACTTCAAAAAATCTACATTAAGCTTGATGTTGGTGAGTAGTTAGTTTGATGAACCAGTTAAAGATGTCCTCTGATTTAAGGACTGGAGCCTGGTCTCCACCTTGTTATCTAGCTGCTGCATCTgaacaaacatgatgaaaactTTGAACTCATCGATGGTGTCAGTTTCACATTTCTTAATGAAATATCAGCAGTCTGTAGTACATTAAATCTGAGTGTGCACACTGCCtgatgttgctgtttttttgttttcaaaagtaACAAGCCAAAAAGTTAACTTTTATGCatagtttttaatgtttgtttgaacTCTGGCCTCTAGTTTTACAGCCATATGTGTGAAGCCGAGAGTGAAAAGATGAGACTGCTTAAATTCATTCAAGCCTTAAAATGATTGAATAGATTTGATGTAGGACTCTATTCTAATCACGCAgcgacacacacaaagcattaGGTGTCTCTAAGTGCACCTGATATTCTGGTTCATGTTTGTGCATTAACATTAACTTTATTTCTAAACAGAAAAGAATGCATTTTGGGGCAGATCTGTGTAGATCAGACAccaaaaataaatgatgtgTTAGCGGTAAAACTGTGATTGTGCAGCCTGAATATGATCAAGaaagtttaatttaatttctttaatattgttttgtctttttttcctgcagGTTCAACTCCAGAGCCAAATGAACTTGATCCATTAATGAATGGAATGGATGGAATTGAACTTCATTCATTAATGATAGAAAGGCATTGATAATGTCTGTGTTGCtggaaacatttatttagttttcagtTATTTTATGCTTGTGTTATATCACAATGAATAGGTTCATTGATTTTgtcttgcagttctagttgatTGTGTAATTGTTTGTAAGGCATTGGTTGCTTCTGTATTTAAAAGAATGGTTAAAGGACAACTCTTATATAGCATtgtcaggttcatacttgtattttgtgtttgtacttgttTCACTAGTTGAAGTTTGAGCTACTGCTacggagtatatagcaggactttgtactgtgaaaaggcttctaaaccaaatgcTACACAACCGGTTGGAGATCTGATTtctctaaaatatgtttctcattatttattttttggccacgtttaacatgaaaatctgaCATCATAACATCAATGTgacaaaaaacatgaaaaagaatAATATGTCCTTTTTAAGGCTGAGatgtggtattgatcttcttatctaactcagTGAGAAAGTGAATAAAGTACCCTGGTGTATTAGCTCAAATGTATCTTTACTTTAATATAACAAGACAAAGTCTGTACAGTACACCTTACTATGTTCTTGCACTGTTGTTAAGCGATAATATAGTGCCTTTATGTAATTTCAGTTTAAATGTATTCAAACTTTACTATTGAAAATCTTGAATTAAAACTCAATATTGTTCTATATATTATTCTTTGCAGCGTGACAGTTTGTTTCAGCTGAAACTTGTGTAAAAGGAATAAGAGTGATTTTACTCTCTTGGGTCAGTTTCTAAGACAGCAGCCCCGACCTGAAACATCTAGACACCACTCTGCTGCTCTATATTTATTCCTCCAGGTTTTGgagaacatgtgtgtgtttgcaacaTACTGGACATGCAGATAAACAGTGGAGAAGTGAGTGTGTTGTGTTGGATGAAGCGTTTAAAAAGTCTAAAGCCCAGTCCAAAGTCCAAAACCTGGATGAATATAGAACAATGACCAAAGTTGATTTCAAATTGTATCTACTGTACTTTATTTTTAGTGACTTAGTATTAAAAAGATGTAAACAGTGCAGAGTTTAATGTGTTGGAGTGAgatgagcttttattttgtaggagaCCCTCTGGACACCCCTTAAGGACCCTTTGGAGTCCCTGGACCCCAGTTTGAGAACTTCAGCTTCAAGCTACACTGCTGCAGACGCTGGTTGTTGTCTATCAGGGGTTAGTTGTTAAAAGTTAAAGATTTAAATTAAAAGATGTGTTTCCTCTTTAGCTGACCTCTGATCAATACATATAAGAgccatgttttgttgtttacagtttttgaaTTTTATTCCTAAAGCAAAAGTAGTAGGCCTTAATTGTTtatgacatttaaaatatgtgtaATGGGAATGATGACACGACCCTGggaagctctctctctctctctctctctctctctctctctctctctctctctctgctgaagGCCAAACATTTTGCCTCACGGTAGGTGCTGTGTTCATTTAAAAAGATCTACAGCATGTAACGTGAGAGTGTGTAGGCGAAGTTGATCATATAGgaagtgcatttgttttcatagAGCCCAGAATACAGCAGGGACGGGAGAAAGGTTGCTGTAAAACAACTCCAGTCAGCTGTTTAGATGAGTTCAAACTTGGAGCGGAGATAATGATTGTAAGTCATGAACCGTGAAATGTATCAAATCTAGTAGAATTTATGACATGTTGAGtgtattgtctttgtttttccttctttaGTATCGTTCATCAGGACATTAAAACATGCTGCTGGTCTGAATGAAACCTAAATGACTTAAAGGTAGCCTACGGCATACTGTTTGACCATTTGATGTTGGCTCCTAAAATATGCTGGAAAGTGGTCTCATATGTTGATTTTTTTATAGGACTGTCTTCAAGTGCtatattgtctttgttttttcccACATTCATTTAGATTAGAGTAACGGGCATTTCTTTGTAAAAGTTGGTTTTCTTTCATAGTTGagttcttttgttttttcctttttaaatattattaacGGGTATAGGATATCGCTGACAGGCGCTGTGACATTCTGGACTTTCAGGCCCGTAGCCAGACTTATGGAAgggcttctttctttttttttaagtggacctttttgcagttttttcctcattttgtatttaattatgaggttcaaatacttcattttggtgactttttatgCACTTCTTTGTGCTGATTAGCTTGTATGTCATCATGTACACCACCTTTTTTAGTCCAAACCATGCtcgcacatatatatatatatatatatatatatatatatatatatatattgtatattattattattgtatattgtacaaaatacaaacataaaatttTATAAAATTCAATTTATAAACTGGGGTCAGTTTATAAGATTAAACCACTCCAATTACTAcaataaaaactgtaaacatgttgTAATTTGTGTTAGTTTTTTGGCGCTCTGCTCATGAAATCCCTCTTACTTCTTAATTTTTATGGTTTCTGAATATTACGATTTTATCCTAAATTTTATCATAACTTTTTCTTCtgaaattagtttttattttctgaattttaagattttatccTTTTCATAAAATCATGTTCATCTTCTGAATATTGCGATTTTgcgataaaaagatataaattaaaataataaaaactgtaaacatgttttaatgtgtattagttttctgtcgctctgcttgtagttcctgctggtgtccaccagagggcgccatgacaCCACTCACCAGCAGAGAGATGCTTTTTGGTTTTAAGTGTAAATGGTTTTacattattacaacttttttcatATAATCACTTTGTCgtcttgcttttttttcctgcatattACAATTTTATTCTCAATTTTTGACTCCATTAAATTAGTTTtccttgttatttttttttatttctgaatattaagattttatttgtaattttttcaTGAAATCCTTTTTTcttcaattattttttaattttctgaatatcacgattttattttaaatttttttttcatacaatttgttttcctttttaaattgtttaatttTTGGATATAacaattttattattaattttctcataattactttttattttattttattattttctgtatttaacGATTTTATTCTTTCTAAAATTACGTTTttcttaaattactttttactTCTGAAAATTAAGATTCTTTGTTATTTtctcataaaataactttttcccTCTGTCTAATGTAACCACTGAACTGCATTCAGAGGAAGCATCTCTCTGCTGGTGGGTGGTGTCATGGCGCCCCCTGGTGGACACCAGCAGGAACTTCAAGCAGAGCGACAGAAAACTaatacacacattaaaacatgtttacagtagagggtgacacgggaatcaattggagcgtcccgtctcatgccgtcCCGCCTGGAGCCGAGGCGTGTCCAACGGTAAGTTCAGAGGGTCAAAAATACGAAATTGCGAATTATtttcaatatataataattcatattaatgttaaaaaacctccataaagtgacattttcatgccatgggacctttaaaacatgATATATAGTTTGTATTGAATctgctcatgtttttttattgtaacttTCCTTTTGATCAAAAATGATACAATGAGAAAAACATACCTCAAGATATATAAGTGTAATAACAAAGGTATTCAACAGTTAAATACCtaataattacagtaaaagAAATTACGCTTTTGAGATATTGGCAGCAAGTGATGACCTTCTGTagcttttgaaaaaatgtattttgttgaaATAATTGCTGTAACTTACTAGCATGTTTGTGCATTTTTCAAATGGTGATGGATGAAAAAAAGGAGTTGGTATACAAGATATTTTGAATGTGAGCCACCGGCACATTCTGTGTTTTAATGACCTCACAATGCATTCACAGGAACAACAGCACAATGACTCTGACCTGTTTTGAATACCAATTTCTCCTAGGGTTTTCTCCTTTTACAATGCCCTCTCCCTGAAGTACCTTGCAGGACTTTAAAGactcaaaatgtaatttgtcgGGGTCGGTCATCGCCACAATTTCTTGTGGCTATTTTAgagggtttttttgtttttgttttttttgtttgtttttttttattaaatgctgTTAACAAAGCTGTTTTCATTTACTCCAGACTAAGGAAAACAAAATGTCTCAGCCCATTGTCACACAAGGGAGCTGCCCAAAGTAGAGATGGCCTTACCCCCTCACATCTTCCTGTCTGCGGCCCTTCCATCAACAAGCCCCTATCCAGACCCCATTCTCCTGACCTAATCTAGATGATTAAATCATTATTCTTTAGCACAAATTGTGTCCCCCCCGCTACTCTTGTCTAATAGTCATTGTTTATTGTCTTTAAGTACTAGAACATAAAATAGCATGAGATGGGAGGCTCCAGGTTGCAGCCATAGAAGGAATGTTTTAGTTTGCCTATAatctgcatttattttatggtcatatatttttaagtattttattcatCAGTATGATAGTCTGCATTTATCTTGTAgacatatattttttaaagtattttttattcatttgtatGATTGCCGTTactgtttagttaaaaaaacaccaaatatatcaagtattttattcattagcatgatagTCGACTCAAGCTTTTACTTTGgacggcatgagacgggacgctccaggctgctttaaagtattttattccagacgcgagcttttattttgaaaagtaggcTCGCACCAGGCGGGATGGCATGAGACGGGATTtcagacgcgagcttttattttgaaaagtaggcCCCGCACCAGGCGGGATGGCATGAGACGGGATGGCACGACACGGGACGCTCCAGAcacgagcttttattttgaaaagcagaAGCTCGGGCGCGAGCAGAAGCCCGggcgcaagcttttattttgaaaagcagaAGATCGGGGACGGCTCCAGGCGGGACGGgacggcatgagacgggacgCAGCCATACCTGACTCGGAAAATAGGACAAAAACATTGCCACTTCCTCATTCAGTGACACAGGTatactgttgtttttgtttcagtgcaaacatatttttaaagttAGATATTCATGCCAAAGTGTGGTATGGTGCAGtaataataatcaaattttTAGAGCGTGTGTTACAATGTTACAACAACAATGTTGCAAGGGcaaagacaataaaacacatcaaacaAATGACCAGATATAAGGTGAAAACAGCAAGAAacttaaataattacaaaattaaaatacagttaaaagaaaaatagataCTCATAAACCACACCTCTCCACCAAATCTCCTATGCACGTCTTCACAAGGAGCTTCCTCGATGGCTCTGACAGGACACCTGTAGTCATACTCTGTAAGAATCTGTGGGGCTTTCTTCTGAAGTAGTGACTGTAGCGGCTGACTGGGTTCTTCCGTGTTAGTGGTAGGCTGTGTAGAGGCAACAAGAGATACATTTTATTGCAGTCATATTCAAGGTCTTGACAAACAGTTTCAACAGAACTTAGAGGCAAGCATTTACTCAAGAAGCCTAATTCTTATCGTTAGTACATACTGGTCATTCATCGACACCTTACTCAGCTGCCCAATATGCTCATCTCAATGTAGTAAAAGAATATCTATTTATGCTTAATTCACTACCTCTACAATGTGATGCAGTTAAAAGATGTTTTTAACAATCATTTGCTAACAAGAATAGCTGACTCTTCATTTGCATACAGTATAAGGTATTAATGTATAAAACTACAGCATATGTGTGGGGATTGCTTAATCACCATGATGacaattcaattaaatgtttTCAATTGAATTTTAATTAAATGCCTTTGGAAACTGGTGTACCTGATTTCGATTAGTCTCCCTAAGACAGGTTTCCATTTGGGGTCCTCTGGCTGACAGGAAGACATGGAATCTATCAAAGTCCTTCACGTCTACATTGGTGTCAACATCAATATATTCCATGAAATCAGTGCTATACTTTAATAATCTATCAAGCACACAGCCCGTTTGCTGGGCTAGGCTTTGATCTACAATATCCATGGCACTGTTAACATAGAGAATTTTTTTACAAGTCTCTTTCTCATCTTTAAAACTGGTAACAAGGACTTTGATAGATTCCAGGTTGTCATAGAGTAAATGAGTAAACATTTGCAACTTCAATaagtgtataaatatatatatatatatgagtatGTGAATATAAATGAGTAAATGAGTATATGAATGTGTGAGTATATGTATAAAATTATGTATAACATTGTGTAATCCTGAAATGTCTCAGTACATTACTCTTCTTGTGATTTTCATAATGTACATCATTAAGCATTCACATCAACATTAAACTTTTTCAATTAGATGTTGGTCTCATCATTGTCATGGTCTCCGTGTTGCAGTTGTTTGTACATGGTTTTTGTCATCATGGTTTCAAACCATCTTTGCACTAAACCTCAGGGACAAGGTACAGTACAGCACCCACAGGCCACCAGGAGAGATGCAGCGACTGTGAAAGAAACTAGAAAAGAACTAATTAAGGTGCTCCACTTTCCAAACCAGGCTTCTAGGAAGTCTTTGAATGGGATGGTGCCTAACTGTGGCCTCCCAGTGGAACATGCTATACAATTGTTAACATTAGCTTGTTGTGCAGCGTATGTCATCCATTCTAACCAGTAATAAACTGATTTCCGTTCAGTTGTTTGTGAATCTGTAAGACATGAACAGATGAGTGATACACTGCAAACAATTTCTGTTGTTCAGGGTCAAATTAACCAAtgaaaaaataacttttcattTGACCAAAATATATCCGTGATTGCGAGCTGTGTGCGTTTACATTATCACACACAGTGTCCTTCTTTTATGTTAAAGGTAAAGGGTGCATTCACAGGCTTCATCCACAAATAGTTTACTGATATTTATGTCAGGCTATTTCCACTGACAGACTAAAACATTGATAATAAAATCTTAATATAcagaaaataaattgaattgaagaaGACAAAGTAATTacatgaaaaaaagttttaataatGTAAAACAATTTACACTTAAAACCAAAAAGCATCTCTCTGCTGGTGAGTGGTGTCATGACCAGAGCCTCTGGTGGACaccagcaggaactacaagcagagcgacagaaaactaatacacattaaaacatgtttacagtttttattattttaatctgaatgtttttatattatactCTGAGCCTACTTCataaatttatatttatttaatttttagtATTTCTTTTGTAATACTATATTTGTTAGTTTTAATCATTATTatagaaaaatattttaaataattcatttaaataatatatttatattaaatgaaaatgatcaAAATAAAAGGGATATCGGGttacaacataaaaacatacaattaaaTTAATAGTTTTGAAAAGTTTTGTCAGtatgagataaaaaaaattaaattaaaataataatggtTACATTTGACAGAAGAAAAAGGGATTTatgaaaaaataacaataaaattgCAATATTCAGAAGATAAACGTGATTTTATGAAAAGAGAATAAAATCATAAAATTCAGACAACATAAAAATTAAGAAGTAAGAGGGATTTCATGAGCAGAGCGCCAGAAAACTAACACAAATTACAACATGTTTATAGTTTTTATTGGAGTAATTGGAATGGTTTTATCTTATAAACTGACACCAATTTATAAATtgcatttcattacattttgtttgtattttgtaatactatatatatatatatatattagggccgggactttaatgcgttaattaagattaattaattacgggactttaacgcgttaattaagagtaattacgcaaaaaataaataacataattttaaccacacttatttttgcaccgcggaacgtttttcaatgaatgagtttcgacggaccgattatactggag
It includes:
- the LOC116050297 gene encoding CD276 antigen-like isoform X2 translates to MYVSINSETSKILNFKKLHVEPKVIKVEEGSDAILPCSLSTKETIELTQFVWKKVSQKTDDGQKVFLYDNGDLYSDERPGQSEQFKGRVSHFPDELKQGNASITIRNTTRADSGHYRCKFPFIQKLQKIYIKLDVGSTPEPNELDPLMNGRKALIMSVLLETFI
- the LOC116050297 gene encoding CD276 antigen-like isoform X1, with product MYVSINSETSKILNFKKLHVEPKVIKVEEGSDAILPCSLSTKETIELTQFVWKKVSQKTDDGQKVFLYDNGDLYSDERPGQSEQFKGRVSHFPDELKQGNASITIRNTTRADSGHYRCKFPFIQKLQKIYIKLDVGSTPEPNELDPLMNGMDGIELHSLMIERH